The proteins below come from a single Rhinolophus ferrumequinum isolate MPI-CBG mRhiFer1 chromosome 8, mRhiFer1_v1.p, whole genome shotgun sequence genomic window:
- the TMEM177 gene encoding transmembrane protein 177 isoform X1, which translates to MKPRAPHQRFIAVAAFMAGPLWRAAAFVQRHRTGLLVGSCAGLFGAQISYHLIPDPVLRWLYQYWPRGQPAPLSPKLQRLFQEVLQDMGIPSGHCYEAFTTFTFQPVSAGFPRLPAGAVVGIPASFLGDTVTNTNRPVVIHGQRVDWQSPAGARLRDALTLSHDAQKFALAREVVYLESGAATLQALPAPACLAGTWALSVGAKHALGLYGGPMTLRAAFNLVAAVAGFVAYSFSTDSLTHAVEAWLDRHTASLSAAYSQGGVEFYEKVLLANLALRSLLGSPGEKLYSPSGNVIPRHWFRIKHLPYTTRRDSVLQMWRATLNPGRS; encoded by the exons ATGAAACCCAGAGCACCCCACCAGCG GTTTATAGCAGTGGCAGCATTCATGGCAGGTCCCCTGTGGCGGGCCGCAGCATTTGTGCAGAGACACAGGACAGGCCTTTTGGTGGGTTCTTGTGCAGGCCTGTTTGGGGCCCAAATCTCTTACCACCTCATCCCAGATCCTGTGCTTCGATGGCTGTACCAGTACTGGCCTCGGGGGCAGCCAGCCCCGCTCTCCCCAAAGCTACAGAGACTCTTCCAAGAGGTGCTACAGGACATGGGCATCCCGTCAGGCCATTGCTACGAGGCCTTCACCACCTTCACCTTCCAGCCTGTGAGCGCTGGCTTCCCAAGACTCCCTGCTGGGGCTGTGGTGGGCATCCCTGCCAGCTTCCTGGGTGATACAGTGACCAACACTAACCGGCCTGTGGTCATACACGGGCAAAGAGTGGACTGGCAAAGCCCTGCAGGTGCCCGGCTGAGAGATGCCCTGACCCTGTCCCATGACGCCCAGAAGTTCGCCTTAGCCAGGGAGGTGGTGTACCTGGAAAGCGGTGCAGCTACCCTGCAAGCCCTGCCAGCCCCAGCTTGCCTGGCAGGAACCTGGGCTCTGAGCGTGGGTGCCAAGCATGCACTGGGGCTCTATGGAGGCCCCATGACCTTACGGGCTGCCTTCAACCTGGTGGCAGCAGTGGCAGGCTTTGTGGCCTACAGCTTCTCCACGGACTCTCTCACTCATGCTGTGGAAGCCTGGCTGGACCGCCACACTGCATCCCTGTCTGCAGCCTATTCCCAGGGTGGAGTGGAGTTCTATGAGAAGGTTCTGTTGGCCAACCTGGCCCTGCGCAGTCTCTTGGGCAGCCCTGGAGAGAAGCTGTATTCGCCCAGCGGGAATGTCATTCCCAGACACTGGTTCCGCATCAAACATTTACCCTACACAACCCGCCGGGACTCCGTGCTGCAGATGTGGAGGGCGACGCTCAACCCAGGCCGCTCCTGA
- the TMEM177 gene encoding transmembrane protein 177 isoform X2 → MAGPLWRAAAFVQRHRTGLLVGSCAGLFGAQISYHLIPDPVLRWLYQYWPRGQPAPLSPKLQRLFQEVLQDMGIPSGHCYEAFTTFTFQPVSAGFPRLPAGAVVGIPASFLGDTVTNTNRPVVIHGQRVDWQSPAGARLRDALTLSHDAQKFALAREVVYLESGAATLQALPAPACLAGTWALSVGAKHALGLYGGPMTLRAAFNLVAAVAGFVAYSFSTDSLTHAVEAWLDRHTASLSAAYSQGGVEFYEKVLLANLALRSLLGSPGEKLYSPSGNVIPRHWFRIKHLPYTTRRDSVLQMWRATLNPGRS, encoded by the coding sequence ATGGCAGGTCCCCTGTGGCGGGCCGCAGCATTTGTGCAGAGACACAGGACAGGCCTTTTGGTGGGTTCTTGTGCAGGCCTGTTTGGGGCCCAAATCTCTTACCACCTCATCCCAGATCCTGTGCTTCGATGGCTGTACCAGTACTGGCCTCGGGGGCAGCCAGCCCCGCTCTCCCCAAAGCTACAGAGACTCTTCCAAGAGGTGCTACAGGACATGGGCATCCCGTCAGGCCATTGCTACGAGGCCTTCACCACCTTCACCTTCCAGCCTGTGAGCGCTGGCTTCCCAAGACTCCCTGCTGGGGCTGTGGTGGGCATCCCTGCCAGCTTCCTGGGTGATACAGTGACCAACACTAACCGGCCTGTGGTCATACACGGGCAAAGAGTGGACTGGCAAAGCCCTGCAGGTGCCCGGCTGAGAGATGCCCTGACCCTGTCCCATGACGCCCAGAAGTTCGCCTTAGCCAGGGAGGTGGTGTACCTGGAAAGCGGTGCAGCTACCCTGCAAGCCCTGCCAGCCCCAGCTTGCCTGGCAGGAACCTGGGCTCTGAGCGTGGGTGCCAAGCATGCACTGGGGCTCTATGGAGGCCCCATGACCTTACGGGCTGCCTTCAACCTGGTGGCAGCAGTGGCAGGCTTTGTGGCCTACAGCTTCTCCACGGACTCTCTCACTCATGCTGTGGAAGCCTGGCTGGACCGCCACACTGCATCCCTGTCTGCAGCCTATTCCCAGGGTGGAGTGGAGTTCTATGAGAAGGTTCTGTTGGCCAACCTGGCCCTGCGCAGTCTCTTGGGCAGCCCTGGAGAGAAGCTGTATTCGCCCAGCGGGAATGTCATTCCCAGACACTGGTTCCGCATCAAACATTTACCCTACACAACCCGCCGGGACTCCGTGCTGCAGATGTGGAGGGCGACGCTCAACCCAGGCCGCTCCTGA